One Rhizobiales bacterium GAS188 DNA window includes the following coding sequences:
- a CDS encoding Uncharacterized conserved protein, DUF736 family: MANIGSFKKSGSEFQGEIVTLSVQAKGVRIVPETNRANDNAPSHRVYVGRAEIGAAWSKRSNEGRDYLSVKLDDPSFNAPIYANLFDDEDGEGYTLIWSRSRKANGD; encoded by the coding sequence ATGGCGAACATCGGTTCCTTCAAGAAGTCCGGCAGCGAGTTCCAGGGCGAGATCGTCACCCTCAGCGTCCAGGCCAAGGGTGTCCGCATCGTCCCCGAGACCAACCGGGCCAACGACAACGCCCCCAGTCATCGGGTCTATGTCGGCCGGGCAGAGATCGGCGCCGCCTGGTCGAAGCGCTCCAACGAAGGCCGCGATTACCTCTCGGTCAAGCTGGACGATCCGAGCTTCAACGCGCCGATCTACGCCAACCTCTTCGACGACGAGGACGGCGAAGGCTACACCCTCATCTGGTCCCGCAGCCGCAAGGCGAATGGCGACTGA
- a CDS encoding Toprim domain-containing protein, which produces MALDAAELAHRLARNAEAVCRHYLSNGRREGRYWLVGDVRNAPGRSLFVRLRGGESGRGAAGKWTDAATGEHGDLLDVIRESCGLVEFHAVADEARRFLSLPQPEPDRESKFRLTPAPAGSPESARRLFAMSQPIAGTVAETYLRKRGIMALHEAGALRFHPRCYYRPDAWSPTEIWPAMIAAVTDLDDKIIGVHRTWLDPSGRDKAPIDTPRRAMGELLGNATRFGVAGEVMAAGEGIETMLSLRCILPAMPMVAALSAAHLSAILFPAALRRLYIARDDDLAGDGAMAALVDRAQHSGIDAITLSPTLSDFNDDLRLSGINALRAAVRIQLAPVDVARFMALAA; this is translated from the coding sequence ATGGCCCTCGATGCTGCCGAGCTGGCGCACCGTCTCGCGCGCAATGCCGAGGCCGTGTGCCGACACTATCTCTCCAACGGCCGCCGCGAAGGCCGCTATTGGCTGGTCGGCGATGTCCGTAACGCCCCTGGGCGCTCACTGTTCGTCCGCCTGAGGGGAGGGGAGTCTGGGCGCGGCGCTGCCGGCAAATGGACCGACGCCGCCACCGGGGAGCATGGCGATCTCCTCGACGTCATCCGCGAAAGCTGCGGTCTTGTCGAATTCCATGCCGTTGCCGACGAGGCACGCCGCTTCCTCAGCTTGCCGCAACCGGAGCCCGACCGCGAGTCCAAGTTCCGTTTGACACCAGCGCCAGCCGGGTCGCCAGAATCGGCGCGGCGGCTGTTCGCGATGTCGCAGCCGATTGCCGGCACAGTCGCGGAAACCTATCTCCGCAAACGCGGCATTATGGCTTTGCACGAAGCCGGGGCGCTGCGTTTCCATCCGCGCTGCTACTATCGACCGGATGCCTGGTCGCCCACCGAGATCTGGCCGGCAATGATCGCTGCTGTCACCGATCTCGACGACAAAATCATCGGGGTGCATCGCACCTGGCTCGACCCGTCAGGCCGTGACAAGGCGCCAATCGACACACCGCGGCGAGCGATGGGCGAGCTCCTCGGCAATGCTACTCGCTTCGGCGTGGCCGGCGAGGTCATGGCGGCCGGCGAGGGCATTGAAACCATGTTGTCGCTCAGATGCATCCTGCCCGCCATGCCGATGGTCGCGGCGCTCTCGGCAGCACATCTCTCCGCCATCCTGTTCCCGGCGGCGCTGCGGCGGCTTTACATCGCTCGAGACGACGATCTTGCTGGCGACGGCGCGATGGCGGCCTTGGTCGACCGGGCGCAGCATTCCGGGATCGATGCCATCACCTTGTCGCCCACCTTAAGCGACTTCAACGACGATCTGCGGCTCTCCGGCATCAATGCGCTCCGGGCGGCGGTTCGGATCCAGCTCGCCCCGGTGGATGTCGCACGCTTCATGGCGTTGGCGGCGTAG
- a CDS encoding Sugar phosphate isomerase/epimerase, whose amino-acid sequence MIINTFSYIWSATAVDAMCDLSRHGFTVFEVPISSPHCWPDEMTPAMRSDGKKRLQDCGASVRSLNAGGYDINLASPAANMRRKSTDHIKDVIDLAFEWGAVDVVISPGTRRPMIPPSLPKTFGWLYESLEILLPRAEQAGVRLLLENTPYCFRPTFDELLGVVKEFKNENMKIVYDVANAAYIKEDPVTCLLSGHSAIGLVHISDTGLEEWGHDPIGTGIVNFEDLATAVEATCRVENVVLEIIREKDPLEEINNGIAELQKRGWNLKSFGQ is encoded by the coding sequence ATGATCATCAATACGTTTTCATACATCTGGTCCGCGACCGCGGTCGATGCGATGTGTGACCTCAGCCGCCACGGTTTCACTGTCTTCGAGGTGCCGATCAGTTCGCCGCATTGTTGGCCAGATGAGATGACGCCGGCCATGCGTTCGGATGGAAAGAAGCGTTTGCAGGATTGCGGTGCAAGCGTGAGGTCGCTCAACGCCGGTGGATACGACATCAATCTGGCGAGTCCTGCCGCAAATATGAGGCGTAAGAGCACAGATCACATCAAAGATGTGATCGACCTGGCCTTCGAATGGGGTGCAGTCGACGTGGTGATCTCACCGGGTACAAGGCGCCCGATGATTCCTCCATCACTTCCGAAGACATTTGGTTGGCTGTATGAGAGCTTGGAAATTCTATTGCCGCGGGCTGAGCAGGCTGGTGTCCGACTTCTACTCGAAAACACGCCATATTGCTTCAGGCCTACATTCGATGAACTACTCGGGGTTGTAAAAGAATTTAAAAATGAAAATATGAAGATTGTTTATGATGTTGCGAACGCGGCCTATATTAAAGAAGACCCCGTTACATGCCTGCTGTCCGGGCATTCAGCAATTGGGCTCGTCCATATCTCTGATACGGGCCTTGAGGAATGGGGCCATGATCCGATCGGCACTGGGATCGTCAATTTTGAAGACCTAGCAACAGCAGTCGAAGCTACCTGCAGAGTCGAGAACGTTGTTCTCGAAATCATTCGTGAGAAGGACCCCCTGGAAGAAATCAATAATGGAATTGCGGAGCTTCAGAAGAGAGGCTGGAATCTGAAATCTTTTGGCCAGTAA
- a CDS encoding transposase yields MKAIVRTDAPTDDEYVTIHVAFELSKAKWKLGVMLPGSAKLSRYTIAGGDLAALATRLEAARSRAARCGKPVRIISCYEAGFDGHWLHRWLTEQGVINHEIDPASIQVSRRARRAKTDRIDLDHLMRTLLAYLRGEPRVCSVLRVPTVEDEDRKRRNRERKYLLDERTAHTNRLKGLLHTQGIRDVMPLKSGFIDKLAKLCTGDGHPLPPKLKEEIVREHQRLCLVQQQLAAVEAESRAERSYAVAGSAEEKSVRLARLKSIGPVGSQGLVNEAFYRSFDNRRQVGSYFGLTGTPYDSGASRHDQGISKAGNRRARELAIELSWLWLRHQPDSELSRWFRERVGDAKGKVRRIAIVALARKLVVALWRYLETGLVPTGAKLGLSR; encoded by the coding sequence ATGAAGGCGATCGTTCGGACTGACGCACCCACCGACGACGAGTATGTCACGATTCACGTGGCCTTTGAACTGAGCAAGGCGAAGTGGAAGCTCGGGGTGATGCTGCCGGGCTCGGCGAAGTTGAGCCGCTACACGATTGCGGGGGGCGACCTGGCGGCGCTGGCGACGCGACTGGAGGCGGCCCGGTCGCGTGCGGCGCGCTGCGGCAAACCGGTGCGCATCATATCGTGCTACGAGGCGGGCTTCGACGGCCACTGGCTGCATCGCTGGCTGACGGAGCAAGGGGTCATCAATCACGAGATCGATCCGGCGAGCATCCAGGTGAGCCGGCGGGCGCGGCGGGCCAAGACCGACCGGATCGACCTCGATCACCTGATGCGGACGCTGCTGGCTTATCTGCGTGGCGAACCGCGGGTGTGCAGCGTACTGCGTGTGCCGACGGTCGAGGACGAGGACCGCAAGCGTCGCAACCGGGAACGCAAATACCTGCTCGATGAGCGCACGGCCCACACCAATCGCCTCAAGGGGCTGCTGCACACCCAAGGCATCCGTGATGTCATGCCGCTCAAGTCTGGCTTCATCGATAAGCTTGCGAAGCTGTGCACCGGCGATGGGCATCCATTGCCGCCTAAGCTCAAGGAGGAGATCGTGCGCGAGCATCAGCGGCTGTGCCTGGTGCAGCAGCAGCTGGCCGCAGTGGAGGCCGAGAGCCGAGCCGAGCGCTCTTATGCCGTTGCGGGCTCGGCCGAGGAGAAGAGCGTGCGCCTGGCGCGGCTCAAGAGCATCGGCCCGGTCGGCAGCCAAGGGCTGGTCAACGAGGCCTTCTATCGTTCCTTCGACAATCGCCGCCAGGTCGGCAGCTATTTCGGATTGACCGGAACGCCCTATGACAGCGGCGCCAGTCGGCATGATCAGGGCATCAGCAAAGCCGGCAACCGCCGGGCCCGCGAGCTCGCCATCGAGCTCTCCTGGCTGTGGCTGCGCCATCAGCCAGACAGCGAGCTGAGCCGTTGGTTTCGTGAGCGGGTGGGCGACGCCAAAGGAAAGGTGCGGCGCATCGCCATCGTGGCCTTGGCCCGCAAGCTCGTGGTTGCCCTGTGGCGCTATCTCGAGACCGGCCTGGTGCCCACCGGCGCCAAGCTGGGCCTGAGCCGCTGA
- a CDS encoding transposase, IS4 family, whose protein sequence is MMGPRHVEQAALFYNFSLENHVPQHHLLRAVDRFVQLDGLRLQLAPFYSETGRPSIDPELMLRMLIVGYCVGIRSERRLCEEVHLNLAYRWFCRLGLDGDVPDHSTFSKNRHGRFRDSDLLRHLFEATVKRCMAEGLIGGDGFAVDASLIRAEANRQHFRSGDEGLSPNLSSRAVDEYLAVLDDAAFGAATSVVPSRISPVDPAARYTSAHGGQAQFCYATNYLIDVKNAVIVDVEATTAVRQAEITAAKRMIERVHDDLGLWPRKLIADTSYGLAEMLAWLVHECDIEPHIPVFDKSNRSDGTFSRADFTYDTKADIYICPAGKRLLRHRRRHDGDPDKPHADGFFRYRASKFDCNVCSLKPRCCPDAEARKVPRSIHEGARNFARAIAEETEWLTSRRERKKVEMLFAHLKRILRLDRLRLRGPCGTRDEFHLAAAAQNLRKLAKLIPTPMLPVAI, encoded by the coding sequence ATGATGGGGCCGAGGCATGTCGAACAAGCTGCTTTGTTCTACAATTTTTCACTCGAGAACCACGTTCCACAACACCACTTGTTGAGAGCGGTCGATCGCTTTGTCCAGCTCGACGGCCTGCGCCTTCAGCTTGCGCCATTTTACAGTGAGACGGGACGGCCATCGATCGACCCGGAACTGATGTTACGGATGCTCATCGTCGGCTACTGCGTCGGCATCCGGTCTGAGCGACGCTTGTGCGAGGAAGTGCACCTCAATCTTGCGTATCGCTGGTTTTGCCGCCTCGGGCTCGATGGCGATGTGCCGGACCACTCGACCTTCTCAAAGAATCGGCATGGCCGCTTCCGCGACAGCGACCTGCTGCGCCATCTCTTCGAGGCAACGGTAAAGCGCTGCATGGCAGAAGGACTAATCGGGGGCGACGGCTTTGCCGTCGATGCGAGCCTCATTCGTGCCGAAGCCAATCGTCAGCACTTTCGAAGCGGCGACGAAGGTCTGTCGCCCAATCTATCGAGCCGGGCGGTCGACGAGTATCTCGCTGTCCTCGACGATGCTGCCTTCGGTGCGGCCACGTCGGTCGTGCCTTCGCGCATCTCTCCGGTCGATCCGGCCGCGCGCTACACGTCGGCGCACGGCGGACAGGCGCAGTTCTGCTACGCCACCAACTATCTCATCGACGTGAAGAACGCCGTCATTGTCGATGTTGAGGCGACCACGGCAGTTCGTCAGGCGGAGATCACGGCGGCCAAGCGGATGATCGAGCGCGTCCACGATGATCTTGGCCTTTGGCCGCGCAAGCTGATTGCAGACACGAGCTACGGCTTAGCCGAGATGCTGGCATGGCTAGTCCACGAGTGCGACATCGAGCCCCACATCCCGGTGTTCGACAAGTCAAACCGAAGCGACGGCACCTTCTCGCGCGCCGACTTCACCTATGACACGAAGGCCGACATCTACATCTGTCCGGCCGGCAAGCGTCTGCTACGTCACCGGCGCCGGCACGATGGCGATCCGGACAAACCGCATGCCGATGGCTTCTTCCGTTATCGCGCGTCCAAGTTCGACTGCAATGTATGTTCGCTCAAGCCACGGTGCTGTCCTGATGCCGAAGCGCGCAAGGTGCCACGCTCGATCCATGAAGGCGCCCGGAACTTCGCTCGAGCTATCGCCGAAGAAACCGAATGGCTGACATCACGACGCGAGCGCAAGAAGGTCGAGATGCTGTTCGCGCACCTCAAACGCATCTTGCGACTCGACCGGCTGCGATTACGGGGGCCATGCGGCACCCGCGATGAGTTCCACTTAGCAGCCGCGGCGCAGAATCTTCGCAAGCTCGCCAAGCTCATCCCCACGCCGATGCTCCCGGTCGCCATCTGA